In Denticeps clupeoides chromosome 1, fDenClu1.1, whole genome shotgun sequence, a single window of DNA contains:
- the LOC114796457 gene encoding titin isoform X11 → MQMESRRKSQRSSFMDSLSSRSQWIIVLGLLITWSMAGIFMFDFINFKEEPDTQEDPIAAINDALESISEYMDKGLDVLSDPLGLVPESGEIVESAVDGLADLAGSASGLLLDSEGSVYGVRFLKSGGALIEDVRTGMQDAVLYLFHIFEGVLNAVTSFPVGILTQTLDGVKCILNLIANCIPSMPASREGSSYGVGALKSGGALMEDARIGLKNAVLYIFDVFQGLLNAAASFPFDGVTWIVNLIANCIPSMPAGHEGGFYGEVVLQSGGALVEDVRTGVKNVVLYLFNVFEGVLDAVIFIPDLLVTQTMHGVKYITNIVVYCVTSIPIDHAGWIPESIKPMNAITYATEGITNLNKNVFGSLSNMFKSDEGYIPEMSFDPMKVVTDAVEEITDKRNMFLAYLSTMLMQEKEDALQMKRKKGEFFPPLETVTEIMDRKEDDVLLEKIFKATSTKLEDHRRGRAMDDLQEEHEQKQEDSGKLDLKEEEDLDHMGEYQQEDRDEKNNKDASDYYNVSEPENLDDAVEKNVEGLVFLMKPITDVPDLERDSEAADEYEDKKSPESVIPEIEEFKEFETIPDDDEEMISGDTEETGKQARSDITEEEDDDDDDDDDDDKVPAEQAHSDITVSDFEGEIEMKVTDDDDLDSEDTEEKTSNVADDHIIEGEDDGEDLTEKTTAASKLAETTDDYNNDDAEDYRGGDEDNKDKDDYLEIEDAEETTAHDESVSEIDNKKDHVTESEDDVKDLIGPFTEAPKLADNEDDLEREDEEGKITSDLALAEIDNKHDHMTESEDDLIEPPTAAASLTDNHNVHDDDDAEEKIKSDVVVTEMDDKDDPLTVSEADSEDLIDPPAEAPSLTENCDVNYGDVHDDDDDLDSDDAEEKIKSDGGLAEDLVEPQTESPKMAEASDADEEDDLQSEDAEDKIKAEIRNKDDHMTESEDDSEDHTEPTTAAPSLAEVSDNQNDDEDDNDFDSDGSEMTEPLETMDTDVSAEQTKPEDILLKPDSSANGDDQNNNNNDRRKEKSKMKKQLPGKTRQSNITSDVLTEQEDLDSLPQDLYGVLEQEKAYKEQKTKEEVYKVIQELRAAEDEEDEEQMAITEETEKNAEEKTSDRMKRKAKLQMNMTSDDLEPKAEKLEKPEKLKKKPSVETHVIKKKSQKEVEAQRERAKPAKKEAEVLKEKVKPAKTERKVAKKAEQAKKAAPKVSTEKAKISPERKEAEDLKRKVKPAPAIKEVPQEKVKLAPEEAEVTKEKVKPLKKDFAASKEKAKPKKDVEAQTERAKPGKDAEVPKEKAKAKEARQVAKEKPAAQIKEPQVPQKKPITPEKEPAEKAKARPTKKESELPKEKAKAPAEVKEVPKEKVKPTPPIKKPKILKKDLKPITKEPKIPKEESKPIKKEPKIPKEEPKPIKEEPEIPKEESKPTKKVPEKAKSAPAIKEPEMPKEKEKPTLTVKKAEVTKEKAKSTRAAKQAEVPKEKARPTPGVKKPEEETHPEKKEIQKEEPKSSKKEPKILKEEPKPIKKEPKILKELKPIKKVPKIPKEGSKPIKKELKMPKEEPKPIKEEPEIPKEEPKPTKKEPEISKEESKPIKTEPKVPKEETPPSKKDPKILKEETQPMKKAPELSKEEPKHIKKEPKIPKEEPKPKKESKIPKAKPRPTMKEPDISKEESKPIKTEPKSPKKELKPIKKEPKIPKEELKPIKKEPKVKKENTQPIKKEPKIPKVKAKPIMKEPKVPKEEIQLIKKEAKIPEEEPKPIKKEPKVPKEETKPIKKEPKVKKEDTQSITKAEPKIPKEEPEPIKKEPKVPKEDTQPIKKEPKIPVEEPKPIKKEPKVPKEDTHPIKKEPKIPVEEPKPIKKEPKVPKEDTQPIKKEPKIPVEEPKSIKKEPKIPVEEPKSIKKEPKVPKEETKPIKKEPKIPEEEPKSIKKEPKVPKEETKPIKKEPKTPKVEAKPIKKEPKIPEEEPKSIKKEPKIPVEEPKSIKKEPKVPKEETKPIKKEPKIPEEEPKPIKKEPKIPKEEPKPIKKEPKVPKEDTQPIKKEPKIPEEEPKPIKKEPKVPKEETKPIKKEPKTPKVEAKPIKKESKIPEEEPKSIKKEPKIPEEEPKSIKKEPKIPEEESKSIKKEPKVPKEDTQPIKKEPKIPKEEPKPIKKEPKVPKEETKPIKKEPKTPKVEAKPIKKEPKIPEEEPKSIKKELDILKEEPKKAEAEVAKGKVKSTPAVKKPEVPKEKPEPIKKEAEMPKEKLKATPTIKKAEVQKEEKKLMKKEPEVPNEKVLHTTATQVEPVLKEKVKPPRKDVELAKAKAKPAPPLKAEAGIPKDKAKPKKAAEKDKEKPEPTPSPKELGVKKEKVPAAPTAKKPDVPKTEAKQPKKAPGAVLKERLKLTRGKADIHLKAELEGLKNLTKPIPKKEHIVKERKKLVEKATPEAPKEVKPVPETEEPEVSQETTAPLEKVVHIESVTPVDVTEPAPTKPGEPPLLEEFGAEEDDLPYFQCFFVDEDDTHYPFFPFSPIQM, encoded by the exons ATGCAGATGGAGTCTCGTCGCAAGAGCCAGCGCAGCAGCTTCATGGATTCCCTTAGCAGCCGCAGCCAATGGATCATCGTCCTCGGCCTCCTCATCACCTGGTCCATGGCTGGCATATTTATGTTCGACTTCATCAATTTCAAGGAAGAACCGG acacacaggagGATCCCATAGCCGCTATAAACGATGCGTTGGAGAGCATCTCGGAATATATGGATAAAGGCCTGGACGTTTTGAGTGACCCGCTGG GTTTAGTACCTGAATCGGGTGAGATAGTCGAGTCTGCTGTTGATGGACTCGCTGATTTAGCAGGCTCGGCATCAGGACTGCTGCTGGACAGTGAAG gGAGCGTGTACGGAGTGCGTTTCTTGAAATCAGGTGGTGCTCTAATCGAAGATGTAAGAACTGGAATGCAGGATGCGGTGCTGTATTTATTCCACATCTTTGAAG GAGTGCTGAATGCAGTGACCTCCTTCCCAGTAGGAATTTTGACTCAAACACTTGATGGAGTTAAATGCATACTGAACTTGATCGCAAACTGTATTCCAAGCATGCCAGCTAGCCGTGAAG GGAGTTCTTATGGAGTGGGCGCCCTGAAATCTGGTGGTGCACTAATGGAAGATGCAAGAATTGGGCTGAAGAACGCAGTCCTGTATATATTCGACGTCTTTCAAG GCCTCCTCAATGCAGCGGCCTCCTTCCCGTTTGATGGAGTAACATGGATAGTGAACTTGATTGCAAACTGTATTCCAAGCATGCCAGCTGGCCACGAAG gggGTTTTTATGGAGAGGTTGTCCTGCAATCTGGAGGTGCACTCGTGGAAGATGTGAGAACTGGAGTGAAGAATGTGGTTCTGTATTTATTCAACGTCTTCGAAG GAGTGCTGGATGCAGTTATCTTCATCCCGGATCTGCTTGTGACTCAAACAATGCATGGAGTGAAATACATAACAAACATTGTGGTATATTGCGTCACAAGCATACCCATTGACCATGCAG GTTGGATTCCCGAAAGCATTAAACCAATGAACGCCATTACTTACGCAACAGAAGGAATCACTAACCTAAACAAGAATGTCTTTGGCTCGTTGTCTAACATGTTCAAGAGTGATGAAG GTTACATTCCGGAAATGAGCTTTGACCCCATGAAAGTTGTCACTGATGCAGTAGAAGAAATTACTGACAAAAGGAACATGTTCTTGGCATATTTGTCAACTATGCTGATGCAAGAAAAGG aaGATGCACTacagatgaaaagaaagaaag GAGAATTTTTCCCTCCACTAGAAACAG TTACAGAGATCATGGACAGAAAAGAAGATGATGTTCTGCTGGAGAAGATCTTTAAGGCCACTAGTACAAAGCTAGAAGATCACAGGAGAGGAAGAGCCATGGATGACCTCCAAGAAGAGCATGAGCAAAAACAGGAAGATTCTGGTAAATTGGAtttgaaagaggaagaagatcTAGATCACATGGGAGAATATCAACAGGAGGACAGGGATGAGAAAAACAACAAGGATGCTTCTGATTATTATAATGTTTCCGAACCTGAAAATCTTGATGATGCTGTTGAAAAAAATGTTGAGGGTCTTGTGTTTTTGATGAAACCCATCACAGACGTTCCAGATTTGGAAAGGGATTCTGAAGCAGCAGATGAATATGAGGATAAGAAGAGTCCAGAGTCTGTCATTCCTGAAATAgaagaatttaaagaatttgaAACAATTCCAGATGACGATGAAGAAATGATCAGTGGGGATACAGAGGAGACAGGAAAACAGGCAAGATCTGACataacagaagaagaagatgatgatgatgatgatgatgatgatgatgataaggTCCCAGCAGAACAGGCACATTCTGATATAACCGTGTCTGACTTTGAAGGTGAAATAGAGATGAAGGTCACTGATGACGATGATTTAGACAGTGAGGATACAGAGGAAAAAACATCCAATGTAGCTGACGATCATATTATTGAAGGTGAAGATGACGGTGAAGACCTGACAGAAAAAACCACAGCAGCCAGTAAATTGGCTGAGACCACTGACGATTACAACAACGATGATGCTGAAGATTACAGGGGAGGTGATGAAGATAACAAAGATAAGGATGATTATTTGGAGATCGAGGATGCAGAGGAAACAACAGCACATGATGAATCTGTTTCTGAAATAGATAACAAAAAGGATCATGTCACTGAAAGTGAAGATGACGTTAAAGACCTGATAGGACCATTCACAGAAGCACCTAAACTGGCTGATAATGAAGATGATTTAGAGCGTGAGGATGAAGAAGGAAAAATAACATCTGATCTAGCTCTAGCTGAAATAGATAACAAACATGACCACATGACTGAAAGTGAAGATGACCTGATAGAACcacccacagcagcagcatcactgACAGATAACCACAAtgttcatgatgatgatgatgcagaagaaaaaattaaatctgaTGTAGTTGTAACTGAAATGGATGACAAAGATGATCCTCTGACTGTAAGTGAAGCTGACAGTGAAGATCTAATAGATCCACCTGCAGAAGCACCATCATTGACTGAGAACTGTGATGTTAATTATGGTGAtgttcatgatgatgatgatgatttggATAGTGATGatgcagaagaaaaaataaaatctgatggAGGTCTAGCTGAAGACCTTGTAGAACCACAAACAGAATCACCTAAAATGGCTGAGGCCAGTGATGCTGATGAGGAAGATGATTTACAGAGCGAGGATGCAGAAGACAAAATAAAAGCTGAAATACGTAATAAAGATGACCACATGACTGAAAGTGAAGATGATAGTGAAGACCATACAGAACCAACTACAGCAGCACCATCACTGGCTGAGGTCAGTGATAATCaaaatgatgatgaagatgataaTGATTTTGACAGTGATGGTTCAGAGATGACAGAACCGCTGGAGACAATGGATACAGATGTATCAGCTGAACAAACCAAACCTGAGGACATACTTTTGAAGCCTGACAGTTCTGCCAATGGTGATgaccaaaacaacaacaacaacgacagAAGGAAGGAAAAATCCAAAATGAAGAAGCAGTTGCCGGGGAAGACAAGGCAATCAAACATCACGTCCGATGTTCTCACAGAGCAAGAAGATCTGGACTCTTTGCCACAGGACTTATACGGAG TTCTTGAACAAGAAAAAGCATATaaagagcaaaaaacaaaagaagaagtgTATAAGGTCATCCAAG AGTTGAGAGCCGcagaggatgaagaggatgaagaacAGATGGCCATAACTgaggaaacagaaaaaaatgctgaagaAAAAACATCCGACAGAATGAAACGCAAAGCCAAGCTTCAGATGAACATGACTTCAGATGACCTGGAGCCCAAAG CAGAGAAACTGGAGAAGCCCGAGAAGCTGAAGAAGAAACCCAGTGTTGAGACTCATGTGATAAAAAAGAAGTCCCAGAAAG AGGTGGAAGCTCAAAGGGAAAGAGCCAAACCAGCAAAGAAAG AAGCTGAGGTCCTGAAAGAGAAAGTCAAACCAGCCAAGACAG AACGTAAAGTTGCAAAGAAAGCTGAACAAGCAAAGAAAG CAGCACCTAAAGTTTCCACAGAAAAAGCCAAAATATCACCAGAGAGAAAAG AAGCTGAGGATCTGAAGAGGAAAGTCAAACCAGCTCCAGCAATTAAGG AAGTGCCACAAGAAAAAGTCAAGCTTGCACCTGAAGAGGCCGAAG TTACAAAGGAGAAGGTCAAACCACTGAAGAAAg aCTTTGCTGCTTCAAAGGAAAAAGCCAAACCAAAGAAAG ATGTGGAAGCTCAGACAGAGAGGGCCAAACCAGGAAAGG ATGCTGAAGTCCCAAAAGAAAAAGCTAAAGCAAAGGAGG CAAGACAAGTGGCAAAAGAAAAACCAGCAGCACAAATAAAAG AGCCTCAGGTTCCACAGAAGAAACCCATAACTCCTGAGAAAG AACCAGCTGAAAAGGCCAAAGCTCgaccaacaaaaaaag AATCTGAATTACCAAAAGAAAAGGCCAAGGCTCCAGCTGAAGTAAAAG AAGTtccaaaagaaaaagtgaaaccTACTCCACCAATTAAAA AACCAAAGATTCTGAAGAAGGACCTCAAACCTATAACGAAAG AACCCAAGATTCCAAAGGAGGAATCCAAACCTATAAAGAaag AACCTAAGATTCCAAAGGAGGAACCCAAACCAATAAAGGAAG AACCAGAGATTCCAAAGGAGGAATCTAAACCTACAAAGAAAG TGCCAGAAAAGGCCAAGTCTGCCCCAGCAATAAAAG AACCAGAAAtgccaaaagaaaaagagaagccCACTCTAACAGTTAAAA AAGCAGAAGtgacaaaagaaaaagccaAGTCTACTCGAGCTGCTAAAC AAGCAGAAGTGCCGAAAGAAAAGGCCAGGCCTACTCCAGGGGTTAAAA AACCAGAGGAGGAAACCCATCCTGAAAAGAAAG AAATTCAGAAAGAGGAACCCAAATCTTCAAAGAAAG AACCCAAGATCCTGAAAGAGGAACCCAAACCTATTAAGAAAG AACCAAAGATTCTGAAGGAGCTCAAACCTATAAAGAAAG TACCCAAGATTCCTAAGGAGGGATCCAAACCTATAAAGAAAG AACTTAAAATGCCAAAAGAAGAACCCAAACCAATAAAGGAAG AACCAGAGATTCCAAAGGAGGAACCTAAACCTACAAAGAAAG AACCAGAGATTTCAAAGGAGGAATCCAAACCTATAAAGACAG AACCCAAGGTTCCAAAGGAGGAAACCCCACCTTCAAAGAAAG ACCCCAAGATTCTGAAAGAGGAAACCCAACCTATGAAGAAAG CTCCTGAGCTTTCAAAGGAGGAGCCCAAACATATTAAGAAAG AACCCAAGATTCCGAAGGAGGAACCCAAACCCAAGAAAG AATCAAAGATTCCAAAGGCAAAACCTAGACCTACAATGAAAG AACCAGATATTTCAAAGGAGGAATCCAAACCAATAAAGACAG AACCTAAAAGTCCAAAGAAGGAACTCAAACCAATCAAGAAAG AACCTAAGATTCCAAAGGAGGAACTCAAACCAATCAAGAAAG AACCCAAGGTTAAAAAAGAGAACACCCAACCTATTAAGAAAG AACCCAAAATCCCAAAGGTGAAAGCCAAACCTATAATGAAAG AACCCAAGGTTCCAAAGGAAGAAATACAACTTATAAAGAAAG AAGCCAAGATTCCAGAGGAGGAGCCCAAACCTATAAAGAAAG AACCCAAGGTTCCAAAGGAAGAAACCAAACCCATAAAAAAAG AACCCAAGGTTAAAAAAGAGGACACCCAATCTATTACGAAAG CAGAACCCAAGATTCCAAAGGAGGAGCCCGAACCTATAAAGAAAG AACCCAAGGTTCCAAAGGAAGACACCCAACCTATAAAGAAAG AACCCAAGATTCCAGTGGAGGAGCCCAAACCTATAAAGAAAG AACCCAAGGTTCCAAAGGAAGACACCCATCCTATAAAGAAAG AACCCAAGATTCCAGTGGAGGAGCCCAAACCTATAAAGAAAG AACCCAAGGTTCCAAAGGAAGACACCCAACCTATAAAGAAAG AACCCAAGATTCCAGTGGAGGAGCCCAAATCTATAAAGAAAG AACCCAAGATTCCAGTGGAGGAGCCCAAATCTATAAAGAAAG AACCCAAGGTTCCAAAGGAAGAAACCAAACCCATAAAGAAAG AACCCAAGATTCCAGAGGAGGAGCCCAAATCTATAAAGAAAG AACCCAAGGTTCCAAAGGAAGAAACCAAACCTATCAAGAAAG AACCCAAGACTCCAAAGGTGGAAGCCAAACCTATAAAGAAAG AACCCAAGATTCCAGAGGAGGAGCCCAAATCTATAAAGAAAG AACCCAAGATTCCAGTGGAGGAGCCCAAATCTATAAAGAAAG AACCCAAGGTTCCAAAGGAAGAAACCAAACCTATAAAGAAAG AACCCAAGATTCCAGAGGAGGAGCCCAAACCTATAAAGAAAG AACCCAAGATTCCAAAGGAGGAGCCCAAACCTATAAAGAAAG AACCCAAGGTTCCAAAGGAAGACACCCAACCTATAAAGAAAG AACCCAAGATTCCAGAGGAGGAGCCCAAACCTATAAAGAAAG AACCCAAGGTTCCAAAGGAAGAAACCAAACCTATAAAGAAAG AACCCAAGACTCCAAAGGTGGAAGCCAAACCTATAAAGAAAG AATCCAAGATTCCAGAGGAGGAGCCCAAATCTATAAAGAAAG AACCCAAGATTCCAGAGGAGGAGCCCAAATCTATAAAGAAAG AACCCAAGATTCCAGAGGAGGAGTCCAAATCTATAAAGAAAG AACCCAAGGTTCCAAAGGAAGACACCCAACCTATAAAGAAAG AACCCAAGATTCCAAAGGAGGAGCCCAAACCTATAAAGAAAG AACCCAAGGTTCCAAAGGAAGAAACCAAACCTATCAAGAAAG AACCCAAGACTCCAAAGGTGGAAGCCAAACCTATAAAGAAAG AACCCAAGATTCCAGAGGAGGAGCCCAAATCTATAAAGAAAG AACTAGATATTCTAAAGGAGGAACCCAAGAAAG CAGAGGCAGAAGTAGCAAAAGGCAAAGTCAAGTCCACTCCTGCAGTTAAAA AGCCTGAGGTTCCTAAGGAGAAACCTGAACCAATAAAGAAAG aAGCAGAAATGCCAAAAGAGAAACTCAAAGCCACTCCAACAATAAAAA AAGCTGAGGTtcaaaaggaggagaagaaactaATGAAGAAAg AACCAGAGGTGCCTAATGAAAAAGTATTACACACCACGGCAACACAAG TAGAGCCTGTTCTAAAGGAGAAAGTCAAGCCACCAAGGAAAG ATGTTGAATTGGCAAAAGCAAAAGCCAAACCGGCTCCACCATTAAAAG CAGAAGCTGGCATTCCAAAGGACAAAGCTAAACCTAAAAAAG CTGCTGAGAAGGACAAAGAAAAGCCAGAGCCCACTCCATCACCAAAGG AATTAGGTGTGAAGAAGGAAAAAGTCCCAGCTGCACCAACAGCAAAAA AGCCAGATGTTCCCAAGACTGAAGCCAAACAACCAAAGAAAG CACCAGGAGCGGTTTTGAAAGAAAGACTGAAACTGACAAGAGGTAAAGCAGACATTCACCTCAAAGCAG AGCTTGAAGGTCTGAAAAATCTTACAAAGCCTATTCCAAAGAAAG AACACATTGTAAAGGAAAGGAAGAAGCTGGTGGAGAAAG CAACTCCAGAGGCACCAAAAGAAGTGAAACCTGTGCCAGAGACAGAAG AGCCTGAAGTTTCACAGGAGACCACTGCACCTCTGGAGAAAG TTGTTCATATAGAATCTGTAACACCAGTGGACGTCACAGAACCAGCGCCTACAAAACCAG GTGAACCACCGCTGTTGGAGGAGTTTGGTGCAGAAGAAG atgacctGCCCTACTTCCAGTGCTTCTTTGTGGATGAAGATGACACCCACTATCCTTTCTTCCCTTTCTCACCGATCCAAATGTGA